A genomic window from Lotus japonicus ecotype B-129 chromosome 1, LjGifu_v1.2 includes:
- the LOC130732942 gene encoding probable galactinol--sucrose galactosyltransferase 1, producing MTVGAGISVSDGNLMVLGNKVLSQVHGNVLVTPASGGALLNGAFIGVQSDQKGSRRVFPIGKLEGLRFMCVFRFKMWWMTQRMGNCGKEVPIETQFLLIEAHNGSDIDGGINNGEDQAGSSSTYALFLPILEGDFRAVIQGNDQNEIEICVESGCPDVEEFDGTHLMFVGAGSDPYEVITNAVKSVEKHLKTFSHREKKKMPDILNWFGWCTWDAFYTSVNSENVKQGLQSFEKGGIPAKFVIIDDGWQSVSMDPNGTEWKADNAANFANCLTHIKENHKFQKDGKEGQQVEDPAMGLRHITNEIKQEHAIKHVYVWHAITGYWGGVKPGVTGMEHYESKMTFPVSSPGVKCNQEDESLDTMTINGLGLVNPEKVFHFYDELHSYLASAGIDGVKVDVQNILETLGAGHGGRVKLARKYHQALEASISRNFPDNGIISCMSHNTDGLYSAKRSAVIRASDDFWPRDPASHTIHIASVAYNTIFLGEFMQPDWDMFQSLHPMAEYHAAARAVGGCPIYVSDKPGHHDFNLLKKLALPDGSILRAKLPGRPTKDCLFSDPARDGKSLLKIWNMNEFSGVVGVFNCQGAGWCKDGKKNLIHDVSPGTITGIIRAKDVDYLPKVADDKWNGDSIVFSHVGGEVIYLPKDVSIPITLKSKEYQVFTVVPLKELADGIKFAPIGLIKMFNAGGAVKEFSLGSNGSKNVTMKVCGCGQFGAYSSTRPKLVTVDSEEVEFKYEEDSGLVIIDLRVPEKELYQWSISVDL from the exons ATGACTGTGGGAGCAGGAATTTCTGTTTCTGATGGCAACTTGATGGTGTTGGGGAACAAGGTTCTGAGTCAGGTTCATGGCAACGTTCTTGTTACCCCTGCATCTGGTGGTGCTTTGCTCAATGGAGCATTCATTGGGGTTCAATCTGATCAAAAGGGTAGCCGCAGAGTCTTCCCCATTGGCAAACTTGA GGGGTTGCGGTTTATGTGTGTATTTCGCTTCAAAATGTGGTGGATGACACAGAGAATGGGAAATTGTGGAAAAGAAGTTCCCATTGAGACGCAGTTCTTGCTTATTGAAGCACATAATGGTTCTGATATTGATGGAGGGATCAACAATGGAGAAGACCAAGCTGGTAGTAGTAGTACCTATGCACTTTTCTTACCTATTCTTGAAGGAGATTTCAGAGCAGTTATTCAGGGGAATGATCAGAACGAGATTGAGATCTGTGTGGAAAGTG GTTGTCCTGATGTGGAGGAATTTGATGGGACTCATCTGATGTTTGTTGGGGCTGGATCAGATCCTTATGAAGTCATAACAAATGCTGTTAA GTCTGTTGAGAAACACTTGAAGACATTTTCTcacagagagaaaaagaag ATGCCAGATATTTTGAACTGGTTTGGGTGGTGTACATGGGATGCTTTCTATACTAGTGTCAATTCAGAGAATGTGAAGCAAGGATTACAAAG TTTTGAAAAAGGTGGAATTCCTGCTAAATTTGTTATAATTGATGATGGATGGCAATCTGTTAGCATGGACCCTAATGGCACTGAATGGAAAGCTGATAATGCAGCCAA CTTTGCAAATTGCTTAACACATATCAAAGAGAATCACAAATTCCAGAAAGATGGCAAGGAGGGTCAGCAGGTAGAGGATCCAGCTATGGGACTTCGTCACATTACCAATGAAATCAAACAAGAACATGCCATAAA GCACGTGTATGTGTGGCATGCAATAACAGGATATTGGGGTGGTGTGAAACCTGGTGTTACAGGCATGGAGCACTATGAGTCAAAAATGACCTTCCCTGTCTCATCTCCTGGAGTAAAATGCAATCAAGAAGATGAATCTTTAGATACCATGACCATCAATGGGCTTGGGCTTGTGAATCCTGAGAAAGTTTTTCACTTTTATGATGAACTTCACTCATATCTCGCATCTGCTGGTATTGATGGTGTCAAAGTTGATGTTCAGAACATCCTTGAAACTCTCGGCGCAGGACATGGTGGGAGGGTAAAACTTGCAAGGAAATACCACCAGGCACTGGAGGCCTCAATCTCTAGGAACTTCCCTGATAATGGAATCATATCTTGCATGAGTCACAACACTGATGGATTGTACAG TGCAAAGCGTTCAGCTGTTATCAGGGCTTCAGATGATTTCTGGCCTAGGGACCCTGCATCACACACTATTCACATTGCTTCTGTTGCTTACAACACTATTTTCCTTGGTGAATTTATGCAGCCAGATTGGGATATGTTTCAG AGCTTACATCCGATGGCTGAATATCATGCTGCTGCTAGAGCAGTAGGAGGTTGCCCTATTTATGTCAG TGACAAGCCAGGACACCATGACTTTAATCTTTTGAAGAAGCTTGCACTTCCTGATGGTTCTATTTTGAGGGCTAAACTTCCAGGAAGGCCAACTAAGGATTGCTTATTTTCTGATCCTGCCAGAGATGGAAAGAG TCTTCTGAAGATATGGAACATGAATGAATTTTCCGGAGTAGTAGGTGTTTTCAATTGCCAAGGAGCTGGGTGGTGCAAAGATGGAAAGAAGAACCTTATCCATGATGTGAGTCCAGGCACAATCACTGGTATCATTAGAGCTAAAGATGTTGACTATTTACCAAAGGTTGCAGATGATAAATGGAATGGGGATTCCATTGTATTTTCACATGTTGGTG GAGAAGTAATTTACCTTCCAAAGGATGTGTCTATCCCTATTACCTTGAAATCAAAAGAATATCAAGTTTTTACAGTAGTTCCCTTGAAGGAGTTAGCAGATGGTATCAAATTTGCACCTATTGGTTTGATCAAGATGTTCAATGCAGGAGGGGCTGTTAAAGAGTTCAGTTTGGGGTCTAATGGAAGTAAAAATGTTACCATGAAAGTGTGTGGTTGTGGTCAGTTTGGTGCTTATTCATCAACTAGGCCTAAGTTAGTTACAGTTGATTCAGAAGAGGTGGAATTCAAGTATGAGGAAGATTCTGGTTTGGTGATCATTGATTTGAGAGTGCCAGAAAAAGAGTTGTACCAATGGAGCATTTCCGTTGATTTGTGA
- the LOC130732940 gene encoding uncharacterized protein LOC130732940 yields MFLSRVFGRALLGAARSKHCSTTAAAAGSEVHNPLKEFFEPDRSTDGDKPVVYGRSWKASELRLKSWDDLHKLWYVLLKEKNMLMTQRQMLNAQNLRFPNPERIPKVRKSMCRIKHVLTERAIEEPDPRRSAEMKRMINGL; encoded by the exons ATGTTTTTGTCAAGAGTATTTGGAAGAGCACTCCTTGGTGCTGCCAGATCAAAACATTGTTCCACTACAGCAGCTGCTGCTGGCAGTGAAGTGCACAATCCCCTTAAGGAGTTCTTTGAGCCAGACAGGAGCACTGATGGTGATAAACCTGTTGTCTATG GTCGGAGTTGGAAGGCCTCTGAGCTGCGGCTGAAATCTTGGGACGACCTTCATAAGTTGTGGTATGTGTTGTTAAAGGAGAAGAACATGTTGATGACTCAACGTCAGATGCTTAATGCGCAGAACCTGCGTTTTCCTAATCCAGAGCGCATCCCTAAG GTGAGAAAATCAATGTGTCGCATCAAGCATGTACTTACCGAGAGAGCAATCGAGGAACCAGATCCTAGGAGGTCTGCTGAGATGAAGAGAATGATAAATGGTCTTTGA
- the LOC130732943 gene encoding cytochrome c oxidase assembly protein COX15-like — MFGRGTAFSILKRSREAAIHKLRATTTRPFSHPSAQQSFKFLSPSIASHGFRAFRSLPIPKGHHVSFTRSFSKVVSAGAEHKEGLKLLVAGGAHAQKVVGVWLFGSAAWVFSMVLLGGLTRLTRSGLSMTDWKFTGGLPPLSDEEWLKEFEKYKQSPEYKRVNKGMTIEEFKFIYWMEYAHRMWGRALGVIFALPYSYFLHKGYITLRLGLRLSALFALGAGQGLIGWWMVKSGLEEPPTEYSQPRVSPYRLAAHLTSAFAIYCGLFWTALSVVMPEPPAESVTWVRGAAKVRRLALPVSLLVGLTAVSGAFVAGNDAGHAFNTFPKMGDTWIPEDIFEMKPLIRNFFENTSTVQLDHRILATATLISVGALWGATRKLDIHPAVRSVIGSIVGMAALQVTLGVSTLLSYVPVSLGTAHQAGALTLLTFMLLLNHTVRKPSLSLLKSLPQVVKAN, encoded by the exons atgtTTGGGAGAGGAACAGCGTTTTCAATTCTGAAGCGAAGCAGAGAAGCTGCAATTCACAAGCTTAGAGCCACCACCACAAGGCCTTTCTCTCACCCTTCTGCTCAACAATCATTCAAGTTTCTTTCTCCTTCCATTGCCAGCCATGGCTTTCGAGCTTTTCGATCCCTTCCTATTCCTAAG GGACATCATGTGTCATTCACGAGGAGCTTTTCTAAGGTGGTTTCTGCTGGGGCTGAACATAAGGAGGGGTTGAAGCTGCTTGTTGCAGGAGGTGCTCATGCTCAGAAAGTGGTGGGAGTATGGCTATTTGGCTCTGCCGCATGGGTGTTTAGCATGGTGCTTCTTGGGGGTTTAACCAGACTCACTAGATCTGGTCTTTCAATGACTGATTGGAAATTCACAGGTGGTCTTCCTCCTTTGTCAGATGAGGAATGGTTGAAAGAGTTTGAGAAATATAAGCAGTCACCTGAATACAAACG TGTTAACAAAGGGATGACGATTGAAGAATTCAAGTTCATATATTGGATGGAATATGCACATCGTATGTGGGGAAGGGCGCTAGGAGTTATTTTTGCTTTACCATATTCATATTTTCTCCATAAAGGGTATATTACCTTGAGATTAGGACTGAGACTTTCTGCTCTGTTTGCCCTGGGTGCTGGGCAGGGTCTCATTGGCTGGTGGATGGTCAAAAGTGGATTAGAG GAACCCCCAACTGAATATTCTCAACCAAGGGTAAGCCCTTATCGTCTTGCAGCTCACCTTACATCAGCATTTGCTATTTACTGTGGCCTCTTTTGGACTGCACTTTCGGTTGTTATGCCAGAACCACCAGCTGAATCAGTTACGTGGGTTCGTGGAGCAGCTAAAGTAAGGAGACTTGCATTGCCTGTCAGCCTACTTGTTGGTCTCACTGCTGTCTCTGGTGCGTTTGTTGCTGGAAATGATGCT GGGCATGCATTTAATACTTTTCCGAAGATGGGTGATACATGGATACCAGAAGACATTTTTGAAATGAAACCTCTGATTCGAAATTTCTTTGAGAATACATCGACTGTACAG CTCGATCACCGTATCCTTGCAACTGCAACTCTAATTTCCGTGGGTGCTTTGTGGGGGGCAACAAGAAAGCTGGACATACACCCTGCAGTACGATCTGTGATTGGAAGCATAGTTGGCATGGCAGCTCTTCAG GTCACATTGGGGGTTTCAACACTTCTTTCATATGTACCTGTTTCACTGGGTACTGCACATCAAGCTGGAGCCTTAACACTTCTGACATTTATGTTACTGCTTAATCACACGGTTCGAAAGCCATCCTTGTCCCTTCTCAAATCTCTTCCTCAGGTTGTCAAAGCAAACTAA
- the LOC130732941 gene encoding probable amino acid permease 7, whose amino-acid sequence MGEEETYNLPLIQRRRTGNVWSAVAHIITGVIGAGVLSLAWSVAQLGWIAGPLAILLFAGTTLASTNLLCDCYRFPDPEYGTITSSSYMGAVKLYLGDIREKVCGVLVHASLFGTTTAYVITSATSIRAILKSNCYHKEGHHAPCQYGDSMYMVLFGVVQVIMSFIPDLHNMAWVSVVAAIMSLTYSTVGLGLGIKTVIENGRMMGSVTGVPTSNIADKLWLVFQALGDIAFAYPYTVILLEIEDTLESPPPENKTMKKASMIAILTTTSFYLCCACFGFAAFGNQTPGNLLTGFGFYEPYWLIDFANACIVLHLVGGYQIYCQPIYSAVDRWCSRNYPNSGFVNNFYRLKLPLLPAFQLNMLRICFRTAYVISTTGLAILFPYFNQVLGVLGALGFWPLGIYFPVEMYFVQNKVEAWSRKWLVLRSFSFVCFLVTVLGLIGSLEGIVSEKLS is encoded by the exons ATGGGTGAGGAAGAAACATACAACTTGCCCTTGATTCAAAGAAGAAGAACCG GTAATGTTTGGAGTGCAGTGGCACATATTATAACTGGGGTGATAGGGGCAGGTGTGCTGTCATTAGCATGGTCTGTGGCTCAGTTAGGGTGGATTGCTGGTCCACTTGCCATTCTACTCTTTGCAGGGACTACCCTTGCTTCAACAAACCTTCTCTGTGACTGCTACAGATTCCCTGATCCTGAATATGGAACCATCACAAGCTCCTCCTACATGGGTGCTGTCAAACTCTACTTAG GAGATATAAGGGAAAAGGTGTGTGGAGTACTGGTGCATGCAAGTTTATTTGGGACCACTACAGCTTATGTCATTACATCTGCTACCAGCATCAG AGCGATTCTGAAATCAAATTGTTATCACAAAGAAGGACACCATGCTCCTTGTCAATATGGGGATTCCATGTATATGGTGCTGTTTGGAGTTGTTCAGGTCATCATGTCATTCATACCAGATCTCCACAACATGGCTTGGGTTTCAGTTGTTGCAGCCATCATGTCCCTTACATACTCAACTGTTGGACTAGGACTTGGCATCAAAACAGTCATTg AAAATGGAAGAATGATGGGGAGTGTAACAGGAGTACCAACTTCAAATATAGCTGACAAGTTATGGTTAGTTTTCCAAGCACTTGGGGATATTGCCTTTGCCTATCCATACACTGTCATCCTCCTTGAGATAGAG GACACTTTGGAGTCTCCTCCACCAGAGAACAAGACCATGAAAAAGGCCTCAATGATTGCTATCTTGACTACAACATCCTTCTACCTTTGCTGTGCTTGCTTCGGATTTGCAGCTTTTGGAAATCAAACACCAGGAAACCTCTTGACAGGGTTTGGCTTTTATGAGCCTTACTGGCTCATTGACTTTGCTAATGCTTGCATAGTTCTTCATTTGGTTGGAGGATACCAG ATTTACTGCCAGCCAATATATAGTGCTGTTGATAGATGGTGTTCAAGAAATTATCCCAACAGTGGCTTTGTGAATAATTTCTACAGATTGAAGCTGCCTCTGTTGCCAGCTTTTCAGCTAAACATGTTGAGAATATGTTTTAGAACAGCCTATGTAATTTCCACCACTGGACTTGCAATATTGTTCCCTTACTTCAATCAAGTTCTAGGAGTGTTAGGAGCCTTAGGCTTTTGGCCATTGGGTATATATTTCCCAGTGGAGATGTACTTTGTGCAGAATAAAGTTGAAGCTTGGTCTAGAAAATGGCTTGTTCTTAGGAGTTTTAGCTTTGTTTGCTTCCTTGTGACAGTTTTGGGGCTCATTGGATCACTTGAAGGAATCGTTAGTGAGAAACTAAGCTAA